The following proteins come from a genomic window of Deinococcus aerius:
- a CDS encoding sugar ABC transporter ATP-binding protein, whose amino-acid sequence MTDPQPILSLRKASKSFGPVRALTDVSLDLYPGEAHALLGENGAGKSTLVKILAGVHRADGGELLVDGQPRTFHNPAAARDAGVAVIYQEPTLFPDLSVAENVLMGRQPLGPGGRIDVRRMREGVAGILRDLGVALDPARVVRGLSIADQQLVEIAKALSLNARVLVMDEPTAALTLQETERLFRVVGQLRARGATILFITHRLEEVFAQCQRVTILRDGAWVSSGPIREYDPDRVVRQMVGRHLTDLYPRGEAHPGETVLDVRHLTQPGLFHDVSFSVRAGEIVALAGLVGAGRSEVARAIFGIDPRTSGEVRVGGQVIPPLDPRAAMAAGLGLVPEDRRQQGLVMDLSIERNANLAILGRLRRGLLMDRSAEARNASDWTSKLRLKAHRLTDAVSTLSGGNQQKVVLAKWLATNPRALIVDEPTRGIDVGAKAEVHRTLAELAASGLAVLMISSDLPEVLGMADRILVMREGELVGEVGHAGADEEGVMRLATGQRQAVPVGGAA is encoded by the coding sequence TTGACTGACCCCCAGCCCATCCTCTCCCTGAGGAAGGCCAGCAAGAGCTTCGGTCCGGTGCGCGCCCTCACCGACGTGAGCCTCGACCTGTACCCCGGCGAGGCGCACGCCCTGCTGGGCGAGAACGGGGCGGGCAAGAGCACGCTGGTCAAGATTCTGGCGGGCGTTCACCGGGCCGACGGGGGCGAACTCCTCGTGGACGGTCAGCCCCGCACCTTCCACAACCCTGCCGCGGCGCGGGACGCGGGGGTCGCGGTCATCTACCAGGAACCCACGCTGTTCCCTGACCTCAGCGTGGCGGAGAACGTGCTGATGGGCCGTCAGCCCCTCGGGCCGGGCGGGCGAATCGACGTGAGGCGGATGCGGGAGGGGGTGGCGGGCATCCTGCGCGACCTGGGCGTGGCGCTTGACCCGGCGCGCGTCGTGCGCGGCCTGAGCATCGCCGACCAGCAACTCGTGGAGATCGCCAAGGCGCTGTCCCTGAACGCCCGCGTCCTGGTTATGGACGAGCCGACCGCCGCCCTCACGCTCCAGGAGACCGAGCGGCTCTTCCGGGTGGTGGGGCAACTGCGGGCGCGCGGCGCCACCATCCTCTTCATCACGCACCGATTGGAGGAGGTCTTCGCCCAGTGCCAGCGCGTGACCATCCTGCGCGACGGGGCGTGGGTGTCGTCCGGCCCCATCCGCGAGTACGACCCGGACCGGGTGGTCCGCCAGATGGTCGGGCGCCACCTCACCGACCTGTACCCGCGCGGCGAGGCGCACCCCGGCGAGACGGTGCTCGACGTGCGGCACCTCACCCAGCCCGGGCTATTCCATGACGTGAGCTTCAGCGTGCGGGCCGGGGAAATCGTGGCGCTGGCGGGTCTGGTGGGCGCAGGTCGCTCGGAGGTCGCGCGGGCCATCTTCGGGATTGACCCCCGGACGAGCGGCGAGGTGCGGGTCGGCGGGCAGGTCATCCCACCCCTCGATCCCCGCGCCGCAATGGCCGCCGGGCTTGGTCTAGTGCCCGAGGACCGCCGCCAGCAGGGCCTGGTGATGGACCTCAGCATCGAGCGCAACGCGAACCTCGCCATCCTGGGCCGATTGCGGCGCGGCCTCCTGATGGACCGCTCCGCCGAGGCACGCAACGCGAGTGACTGGACCTCGAAACTCCGGCTCAAGGCGCACCGCCTCACCGACGCCGTCAGCACCCTCTCGGGCGGCAACCAGCAGAAGGTCGTCCTCGCCAAGTGGCTCGCCACGAACCCGCGCGCCCTGATCGTGGACGAGCCCACGCGCGGGATCGACGTGGGGGCCAAGGCGGAAGTCCACCGAACGCTCGCCGAACTCGCCGCGAGCGGCCTCGCCGTCCTGATGATCTCCAGCGACCTGCCCGAGGTGCTGGGCATGGCCGACCGCATCCTGGTCATGCGCGAGGGCGAACTCGTCGGCGAGGTCGGGCACGCGGGCGCGGACGAGGAGGGCGTGATGCGCCTCGCCACCGGACAGCGGCAGGCCGTCCCGGTTGGAGGAGCGGCGTGA
- a CDS encoding ABC transporter permease, giving the protein MTTRPHPATSASPGLMTRLLRARELTLVALLVLLLAVTGAINPRFLGAQSLRDLLLNVAIIALVVVGQTIVLLMRHVDLSVSSVVGLTAFLTGSLFVAYPGVPVPLAMLFGLLLGAVLGSVNGWLVAYGKVPALVATLGTLYVFRGVDYAIVHGRQINAANLPAPFLNFATGSVLGVPNLVLLVLALMIGFGIYLNSYRGGREYYAIGSNTEAATLAGVNVNRRTMTGFILSGAIAGFAGVLYLARYGTVDATAGTGLELQVIAAAVVGGVSINGGVGTLLGAGTGALLLGVIGSALVTLRAPAFYQQAIQGALLLLAISVDALLARRTARRLQEGSRR; this is encoded by the coding sequence GTGACCACCCGGCCCCATCCCGCGACCTCCGCCTCGCCCGGCCTCATGACCCGCCTGCTGCGGGCGCGCGAACTCACGCTCGTGGCGCTGCTCGTGCTGCTGCTGGCGGTCACCGGGGCGATCAACCCCCGCTTCCTGGGCGCCCAGAGCCTGCGGGACCTGCTGCTCAACGTGGCGATCATCGCCCTCGTGGTGGTGGGGCAGACGATTGTGCTGCTGATGCGCCATGTGGACCTGAGCGTCTCCAGCGTGGTCGGCCTGACCGCCTTCCTGACGGGCTCGCTGTTCGTCGCGTACCCGGGCGTACCCGTGCCGCTGGCGATGCTCTTCGGCCTGCTCCTCGGCGCGGTCCTGGGGAGCGTCAACGGGTGGCTCGTCGCCTACGGCAAGGTTCCGGCGCTCGTCGCCACGTTGGGGACGCTGTACGTGTTCCGCGGGGTCGACTACGCCATCGTCCACGGCAGGCAGATCAACGCGGCGAACCTACCTGCCCCCTTCCTGAATTTCGCCACCGGCAGCGTTCTCGGCGTGCCCAACCTCGTGCTGCTGGTGCTCGCCTTGATGATCGGCTTCGGGATTTACCTGAACAGTTACCGGGGCGGGCGTGAGTATTACGCCATCGGCTCCAATACCGAAGCGGCCACGCTTGCGGGCGTGAACGTGAACCGCCGGACGATGACGGGCTTCATCCTCAGCGGGGCCATCGCGGGCTTCGCGGGCGTGCTGTACCTCGCGCGCTACGGGACGGTGGACGCGACGGCGGGGACGGGGCTGGAACTCCAGGTCATCGCGGCGGCGGTCGTGGGCGGCGTCAGCATCAACGGCGGCGTGGGCACACTCCTCGGGGCGGGCACCGGGGCGCTCCTGCTGGGCGTGATCGGCTCGGCGCTCGTGACGCTGCGTGCCCCCGCCTTCTACCAGCAGGCCATTCAGGGCGCGCTGCTCCTCCTCGCCATCTCCGTCGACGCGCTGCTCGCCCGGCGCACGGCCCGCCGCCTCCAGGAAGGGAGCCGCCGATGA
- a CDS encoding L-rhamnose mutarotase, whose amino-acid sequence MQPTPQPTAPLQRVCFLLQVKPGRLPEYRERHQAVWPDMLQALRETGWHNYSLFLRDDGLLVGYFETPDLQAALSGMQARDVNARWQAEMAPFFEALDGKNPDEGFLRLEEVFHLD is encoded by the coding sequence GTGCAGCCCACCCCCCAGCCCACGGCCCCGCTCCAACGTGTCTGCTTCCTGCTCCAGGTGAAGCCGGGGCGCCTCCCCGAGTACCGGGAACGCCACCAGGCGGTGTGGCCCGACATGCTCCAGGCCCTGCGCGAGACGGGCTGGCACAACTACTCGCTGTTCCTGCGGGACGATGGGCTGCTCGTCGGCTACTTCGAGACGCCGGACCTTCAGGCCGCATTGAGCGGAATGCAGGCCCGGGACGTGAACGCCCGCTGGCAGGCCGAGATGGCGCCCTTTTTCGAGGCCCTGGACGGAAAGAACCCCGATGAGGGCTTCCTGCGGCTGGAGGAGGTGTTTCACCTTGACTGA
- the rhaI gene encoding L-rhamnose isomerase: MNTHDLFQALGQQRIETPSWGYGNSGTRFKTFAAPGAARDVHEKIEDAAEVHRLTGIAPSVALHIPWDEVEDYAELRRFAESRGVSIGAINPNVFQDDPYKLGSIGNPVPNVRERAIAHLLDCVEIMRQTGSRDLSLWFADGTNYAGQDDLRARKRRVREALQRVHDALPDGTRMLVEYKLFEPAFYATDLFDWGAAYAHCLAIGDKAQVLVDLGHHAQSVNIEQIVAFLLDEGRLGGFHFNARRYADDDLIVGTTNPFELFCIYAELVAAEQSSDNLTRTTARNVAYMIDQSHNIEPKVEAMVQSVLNCQEAYAKALLIDWERLAAAQQAGDVLEAYRTLTDAFRTDVRPLLAEWRRSEGLPEDPIVAHRTSGYQANVAGERGTAAAGGGFPVKS, translated from the coding sequence GTGAACACCCACGACCTCTTCCAAGCCCTCGGTCAGCAGCGCATCGAGACGCCCTCGTGGGGGTACGGCAACTCCGGCACGCGGTTCAAGACCTTCGCCGCCCCCGGTGCGGCCCGCGATGTGCACGAGAAAATCGAGGACGCCGCCGAGGTCCACCGCCTGACCGGCATCGCGCCGAGCGTCGCCCTGCATATCCCCTGGGACGAGGTGGAGGATTACGCCGAACTGCGCCGCTTCGCCGAGTCGCGCGGGGTGAGCATCGGCGCGATCAACCCCAACGTCTTTCAGGACGATCCGTACAAGCTTGGGAGCATTGGGAACCCTGTTCCGAACGTGCGTGAGCGGGCCATCGCGCATCTCCTCGACTGCGTGGAGATCATGCGGCAGACGGGCTCCCGTGACCTCTCGCTGTGGTTTGCGGACGGCACCAACTACGCCGGGCAAGACGACCTGCGGGCGAGGAAGCGGCGCGTCCGGGAAGCCTTACAACGGGTTCACGACGCCCTGCCCGACGGAACCCGGATGCTCGTCGAGTACAAGCTATTCGAGCCTGCCTTCTACGCGACGGACCTGTTCGACTGGGGTGCGGCGTACGCGCACTGCTTGGCCATCGGGGACAAGGCGCAAGTCCTCGTGGACCTGGGGCACCACGCGCAGAGCGTGAACATCGAGCAGATCGTCGCGTTCCTGCTCGACGAGGGGCGGCTGGGCGGCTTTCACTTCAACGCGCGGCGCTACGCGGACGACGACCTGATCGTGGGCACGACCAACCCCTTCGAACTCTTCTGCATCTACGCGGAACTCGTGGCGGCGGAGCAAAGCAGCGACAACCTCACCCGGACCACCGCGCGGAACGTCGCGTACATGATCGATCAGAGCCACAACATCGAGCCCAAGGTGGAGGCGATGGTGCAGAGCGTCCTGAACTGCCAGGAAGCGTATGCAAAGGCCCTGTTGATCGACTGGGAACGACTCGCCGCCGCCCAACAGGCTGGGGACGTGCTGGAGGCCTACCGCACCCTGACCGACGCCTTCCGCACGGATGTTCGCCCTCTCCTCGCCGAGTGGCGCCGCTCGGAGGGCCTGCCGGAGGACCCCATCGTCGCCCACCGCACCAGCGGCTACCAGGCCAATGTCGCGGGCGAGCGGGGAACGGCTGCCGCAGGCGGAGGCTTCCCCGTCAAGAGCTGA
- a CDS encoding DeoR/GlpR family DNA-binding transcription regulator, translated as MVTEAPRVGAERQELILRRALAERVVRIKDLAAALGVHEMTVRRDLDALAEQGFLERVHGGARILEKTSEELSHHLRAAKNTEAKELIARAALSLIQDGDVVALDASTTVLALARILHARQVTAIVTSLDAANALAASGVPFAMVGGNFHAPARSFVGAFFMEMMSRLHPDKVFFSAKAFSPETGFTDPHLPEVGAKQSLIRAGGTRVALLDASKFGRRALATIATLDQVDVLITDAPPAEEVRAALDAADVHLTVAKEHV; from the coding sequence ATGGTCACGGAAGCCCCCAGGGTGGGCGCGGAACGCCAGGAGCTGATCCTGCGCCGCGCCCTCGCCGAGCGCGTCGTCAGGATCAAGGACCTCGCGGCGGCGCTTGGCGTCCATGAGATGACGGTGCGCCGCGACCTCGACGCCCTTGCCGAGCAGGGGTTTCTGGAGCGCGTTCACGGCGGCGCCCGGATTCTGGAGAAGACGAGCGAGGAACTCAGCCACCACCTGCGCGCCGCGAAGAACACCGAGGCGAAGGAACTCATCGCCCGCGCCGCCCTGAGCCTGATTCAGGACGGGGACGTGGTCGCGCTCGACGCCAGCACCACGGTCCTGGCCCTCGCGCGCATCCTGCACGCCCGGCAGGTCACCGCCATCGTCACCAGCCTCGACGCGGCGAACGCGCTGGCGGCGAGCGGCGTCCCCTTCGCCATGGTCGGCGGGAACTTCCACGCGCCCGCCCGCTCCTTTGTCGGCGCCTTTTTCATGGAGATGATGTCGCGGCTGCACCCCGACAAGGTGTTCTTCTCGGCCAAGGCCTTCTCGCCCGAGACGGGCTTTACCGACCCGCACCTACCCGAGGTCGGCGCCAAGCAGAGCCTGATCCGGGCGGGGGGTACGCGCGTGGCCCTGCTCGACGCCAGCAAGTTTGGCCGCCGCGCGCTCGCCACCATCGCCACCCTCGATCAGGTGGACGTGCTCATCACCGACGCCCCCCCAGCCGAGGAAGTCCGCGCGGCCCTCGACGCCGCCGATGTCCACCTGACCGTTGCCAAGGAGCATGTGTGA